A stretch of Peteryoungia algae DNA encodes these proteins:
- a CDS encoding alpha/beta hydrolase, with product MSFTAAGAARLTRSLSLATGLVAAVLLSSCAGRPGPETLGTVDLGDFEPTRVETLYTVTTRGRATTGANVFTTDKTRQPNYASFDISIPPTHVAAAIEWPKPGREVDPKTDFAVVSQSVLDRASLLQVLRRREAAAPVVFVHGYNYNFQESLFRLAQLKTDSNVEGTPVLFSWPSLAALPAYVADKESATYSRDALADLLSDMVRARKGEVDVFAHSMGGWLTIEALRQLRLEGKDDVLDRLRVIMAAPDIDEDVFTAQLDVIGRMRTPITILVAPDDRALQVSSFLGAGTQRVGALDARSPEVEEAAQRYGITIVDISSLESIDATNHNRFFDVKQLAVALNKPAAAATLGDAGAFVLDAAAQTVSSPFSLAATVLRQR from the coding sequence ATGAGTTTCACCGCTGCCGGAGCTGCCCGCCTGACAAGGTCGCTCTCTCTCGCCACGGGTCTTGTCGCGGCAGTTCTCCTGTCATCCTGTGCCGGACGGCCCGGTCCCGAAACCCTGGGCACGGTCGACCTCGGCGACTTTGAGCCGACCCGGGTCGAGACCCTCTACACGGTCACCACCCGCGGCCGCGCCACGACGGGCGCAAATGTCTTCACGACGGACAAGACGCGCCAACCCAATTATGCGAGCTTCGACATCTCCATTCCCCCGACCCATGTGGCGGCCGCGATCGAGTGGCCGAAGCCGGGCCGCGAGGTGGACCCGAAAACCGATTTTGCCGTCGTCTCCCAATCTGTTCTCGACCGGGCCTCGCTGCTGCAGGTTCTCCGCCGGCGCGAGGCCGCCGCTCCGGTTGTCTTCGTCCACGGCTACAACTACAATTTTCAGGAATCGCTCTTCCGGCTTGCCCAGCTGAAGACGGACAGCAATGTCGAAGGCACGCCGGTGCTCTTCTCCTGGCCATCGCTTGCCGCCTTGCCGGCCTATGTCGCGGACAAGGAATCCGCTACCTATTCGCGCGATGCGCTGGCTGACTTGCTGTCCGACATGGTGCGGGCGCGCAAGGGTGAGGTCGATGTCTTCGCCCATTCCATGGGTGGCTGGCTGACCATCGAAGCGCTCCGGCAGCTCAGGCTGGAAGGCAAGGACGATGTGCTCGACCGTCTGAGGGTGATCATGGCGGCCCCCGATATCGACGAGGATGTCTTCACCGCCCAGCTCGATGTGATCGGCCGTATGCGCACCCCCATCACCATTCTCGTTGCACCCGACGATCGTGCCCTCCAGGTGTCGAGCTTCCTCGGCGCCGGCACCCAGAGGGTCGGCGCTCTCGATGCGCGAAGCCCGGAAGTCGAGGAAGCGGCGCAGCGCTACGGCATCACGATCGTCGATATCTCCTCGCTGGAATCGATCGACGCGACCAACCACAATCGCTTCTTCGACGTGAAGCAACTGGCCGTCGCACTGAACAAGCCGGCGGCCGCCGCGACCCTGGGCGATGCCGGCGCCTTCGTGCTGGATGCCGCAGCCCAGACCGTGTCCAGTCCCTTCTCGCTGGCAGCGACCGTCCTGCGCCAGCGGTGA
- a CDS encoding phosphatidylglycerol lysyltransferase domain-containing protein, protein MASPSSGADPAASAPAADLPKPLSHAALSLIPRLLLRLPRTGLLLGAIVMLALLGPVLAEESALRFGWSLFMARQGIDAAEGTLGLSMVLGVIASRGLVRMPRRRRNDASAEGELARAVALLSGQGNASAGLIRLGDKRVLMSDCGQGFIMYARRGRSLVALFDPVGPRHLWAPLVEKFIAEARRTRSRPVFYQVSADFLPVAVEMRLQPLKLGEQAVVDLPRFSLAGGDWLKLRRSINRAERDGLCFELVPAGSVAPLIDELRLVSETWLSAHEAGEKGFSLGTFEPDYVASGPVAVVRLEGRIVAFATLMTASSNGDAFIDLMRHVPGVHRGMMDLLFVKIMEALKADGFRTLNLGMAPLAGLSVHRRAPTWNHVARQVFEHGERFYNFRGVRAFKEKFDPEWQPRYLAVAGQGLPLLSLIDVTLLIGGGLKSLMRK, encoded by the coding sequence ATGGCTTCTCCTTCGTCCGGTGCCGATCCGGCGGCGTCCGCGCCCGCCGCGGATCTCCCCAAGCCGCTGTCGCATGCGGCTCTCTCGCTGATTCCGCGTCTCCTCCTGCGCCTGCCGCGCACGGGGCTGCTGCTGGGCGCCATCGTCATGCTTGCCCTGCTGGGCCCGGTGCTCGCGGAGGAAAGCGCACTCCGTTTCGGCTGGAGCCTCTTCATGGCGCGTCAGGGTATCGATGCGGCCGAGGGCACGCTGGGGCTGTCGATGGTTCTCGGCGTCATTGCCTCGCGCGGCCTGGTGCGCATGCCGCGGCGGCGTCGCAATGACGCCTCGGCGGAAGGTGAACTGGCCCGTGCCGTCGCCCTTCTGTCCGGGCAGGGCAATGCCAGCGCCGGCCTTATCCGCCTTGGAGACAAGCGCGTCCTGATGTCCGACTGCGGCCAGGGCTTCATCATGTATGCCCGCCGGGGTCGCTCGCTGGTGGCACTCTTCGACCCTGTTGGACCGAGGCATCTCTGGGCGCCGCTCGTGGAAAAATTCATCGCGGAGGCCCGCCGGACCCGCAGCCGTCCCGTCTTCTATCAAGTCTCTGCCGATTTCCTGCCGGTGGCCGTGGAGATGCGTCTGCAGCCCCTGAAGCTCGGCGAGCAGGCCGTCGTTGACCTCCCCCGTTTCAGCCTTGCCGGCGGCGACTGGCTGAAGCTCAGGCGCTCGATCAACCGTGCCGAGCGCGATGGGCTTTGCTTCGAACTCGTCCCGGCCGGTTCGGTCGCGCCGCTGATCGATGAGCTCCGGCTTGTTTCCGAAACCTGGCTTTCTGCCCACGAGGCCGGCGAAAAGGGCTTCTCGCTCGGAACCTTCGAGCCGGACTATGTCGCCTCCGGCCCCGTCGCCGTGGTCCGTCTCGAAGGCCGGATCGTCGCCTTTGCCACCCTGATGACTGCGTCTTCGAACGGCGATGCCTTCATCGACCTGATGCGCCATGTGCCGGGCGTGCATCGCGGCATGATGGACCTGCTCTTCGTGAAGATCATGGAGGCACTGAAAGCCGATGGATTCCGGACGCTCAATCTCGGCATGGCGCCGCTCGCGGGGCTCTCCGTCCATCGTCGCGCGCCGACCTGGAACCATGTCGCCCGCCAGGTTTTCGAACACGGCGAACGCTTCTACAACTTCCGTGGCGTGCGTGCCTTCAAGGAGAAGTTCGATCCCGAATGGCAGCCGCGCTATCTGGCCGTCGCAGGCCAGGGTCTCCCCCTCCTGTCCCTGATCGACGTGACGCTGTTGATCGGTGGCGGGCTGAAGAGCCTGATGCGCAAGTGA
- a CDS encoding virulence factor family protein, with protein MWIGASVAKCSSLRRRLTAAVFLLSVMAGGAPATASSDGIVSLPQDHIATPDDHRISGVVVLISDANGWDMAEQAALEAVVAGGAIGVGVDLRTWRTALARETARECLFLPADIERLTRQLHRSHQADFYRPPRIIGFGEGGALALAIAAQTPNRSFAETIGETVAVDPTQAVMLPKPLCTPAPRQETADGTAYGLSPGPLPNPIRITFSSLADDTSRHHAQSLQTSHPDVVIARGDGDAAPILSTEAADLVARLAPDDEALDLPLVEDLVTPTHDTVAIFYSGDGGWREIDQRISARLNAKGIPVVGVDALRYFWSEKTPEATAADLSTIIDHYRARLGVRNVVLIGYSFGANILPRVYNLLPEADRKSVTLLSLLALSRQADFEIAVSGWLGAAGAGKHGDPVDHLAGVEAAKIQCVYGLDEEDTGCPALEPRVRDGLELIARPGGHHFDENYELLADGIFARARQAGAVD; from the coding sequence ATGTGGATAGGCGCAAGCGTCGCTAAGTGCAGCAGCCTGCGCAGGCGGCTGACAGCGGCCGTCTTCCTCCTTTCGGTCATGGCAGGCGGCGCACCAGCAACGGCGTCGAGCGACGGCATTGTCAGTCTGCCGCAGGATCACATTGCCACCCCCGATGACCACAGGATATCAGGCGTCGTCGTGCTGATCTCCGATGCCAATGGCTGGGACATGGCCGAGCAGGCCGCGCTGGAAGCCGTGGTCGCCGGCGGCGCAATCGGCGTCGGCGTCGATCTGCGCACCTGGCGGACGGCGCTCGCGCGCGAGACGGCGCGGGAGTGCCTCTTCCTTCCCGCCGATATCGAACGGCTGACCCGTCAGTTGCATCGCAGTCACCAGGCAGATTTCTATCGCCCACCGCGCATCATCGGTTTCGGCGAAGGCGGGGCGCTGGCGCTCGCCATCGCAGCCCAGACGCCGAATCGCAGCTTTGCCGAGACGATCGGCGAGACCGTCGCCGTCGACCCGACGCAGGCAGTCATGCTTCCCAAGCCGCTCTGCACGCCAGCCCCGCGCCAGGAAACGGCAGACGGAACGGCCTATGGGCTGTCGCCAGGCCCGTTGCCCAATCCCATCCGCATCACCTTCTCGTCGCTGGCCGATGATACCTCGCGGCATCATGCGCAATCCCTGCAGACGAGCCATCCGGATGTGGTGATCGCACGAGGGGACGGTGATGCCGCGCCCATCCTTTCCACCGAAGCCGCCGATCTCGTTGCGCGATTGGCACCTGATGATGAAGCCCTCGACCTGCCGTTGGTCGAGGATCTGGTGACGCCGACCCATGATACGGTCGCGATCTTCTATTCCGGCGACGGAGGCTGGCGGGAGATCGACCAGCGCATCTCCGCCCGCTTGAACGCGAAAGGCATACCCGTCGTCGGCGTCGATGCCCTGCGCTATTTCTGGAGCGAGAAGACGCCCGAGGCGACAGCCGCGGACCTCTCGACCATCATCGACCACTACCGCGCCCGCCTCGGGGTCCGGAATGTCGTCCTGATCGGTTACTCCTTCGGCGCCAATATCCTGCCCAGGGTCTACAATCTACTGCCAGAGGCAGACCGCAAGAGTGTAACACTCCTCTCGCTGCTCGCGCTCTCCCGTCAGGCCGATTTCGAGATCGCCGTCTCCGGCTGGCTGGGTGCTGCAGGTGCCGGTAAACATGGCGATCCCGTCGATCATCTCGCCGGTGTCGAGGCCGCCAAGATACAGTGCGTCTACGGGCTCGATGAGGAGGATACGGGCTGCCCGGCGCTCGAACCCCGTGTCAGGGACGGTCTTGAACTCATCGCCCGCCCCGGCGGCCATCACTTCGACGAGAATTATGAGCTGCTGGCCGATGGCATCTTCGCGCGAGCAAGGCAAGCTGGTGCCGTCGATTGA
- the betA gene encoding choline dehydrogenase, giving the protein MNQADFIIIGSGSAGSAMAYRLSEDGKHTVMVLEYGGSDIGPFIQMPAALAWPMSMKRYNWGYLSEPEPNLNNRRITAPRGKVIGGSSSINGMVYVRGSAEDFDGWEESGASGWGYADVLPYFKRMENSHGGQEGWRGTDGPLHVQRGPAKNPLVRAFVEAGREAGFETTEDYNGEKQEGFGLMEQTIWRSRRWSAANAYLKPAMKRPNVELVRCFARRIVIENGRAVGVEIERNGKIEVVRANREVIVSASSFNTPKLLMLSGIGPAAHLKEMGIEVKVDRPGVGANLMDHMEFYFQQISLKPVSLYSWLPWFWQGVAGAQWLFSGRGLGGSNQFESCAFVRSAPGVKQPDIQFHFLPVAISYDGKAAAKSHGFQVHVGYNHSKSRGSVTLASPDPMADPVIKFNYMSHEEDWIKFRHCVRLTREIFGQKAFDAFRGPEIQPGEGVQTDDQIDAFLREHLESAYHPCGTAKMGSKDDPMAVVDSECRVIGVEGLRVADSSIFPKLTYGNLNGPSIMTGEKAADHILGKTPLPRSNQEPWINPRWETSDR; this is encoded by the coding sequence ATGAACCAGGCAGATTTCATCATCATCGGCTCCGGCTCGGCCGGCTCGGCCATGGCCTACCGGCTGTCGGAAGACGGCAAGCACACCGTCATGGTGCTGGAATATGGCGGGTCGGATATCGGGCCCTTCATCCAGATGCCGGCAGCCCTTGCCTGGCCGATGAGCATGAAGCGCTACAACTGGGGTTATCTCTCCGAGCCGGAACCCAATCTCAACAACAGGCGGATCACCGCCCCCCGCGGCAAGGTGATCGGCGGGTCGTCCTCGATCAACGGCATGGTCTATGTGCGGGGATCTGCCGAGGACTTCGACGGCTGGGAAGAGAGCGGCGCCTCCGGCTGGGGCTATGCGGACGTGCTTCCCTACTTCAAGCGCATGGAAAATTCGCATGGCGGTCAGGAAGGCTGGCGCGGCACGGACGGGCCGTTGCATGTCCAGCGCGGCCCGGCGAAGAACCCTCTGGTGCGCGCCTTTGTCGAAGCCGGCCGCGAGGCGGGCTTCGAGACGACCGAGGATTACAACGGCGAGAAGCAGGAAGGCTTCGGCCTGATGGAGCAGACCATCTGGCGCTCGCGCCGCTGGTCGGCCGCGAATGCTTACCTCAAGCCGGCGATGAAACGGCCCAATGTGGAACTGGTGCGCTGCTTTGCCCGCAGGATCGTCATCGAGAACGGCCGTGCCGTTGGCGTCGAAATCGAGCGCAATGGCAAAATCGAAGTGGTCAGGGCCAATCGCGAGGTGATCGTTTCAGCCTCCTCCTTCAACACGCCGAAGCTGCTGATGCTGTCCGGCATCGGACCGGCAGCGCATCTGAAGGAAATGGGCATCGAGGTGAAGGTGGACCGGCCGGGCGTCGGCGCCAACCTGATGGACCACATGGAATTCTACTTCCAGCAGATCTCTTTGAAGCCCGTATCGCTCTATTCCTGGCTGCCCTGGTTCTGGCAGGGGGTGGCCGGCGCGCAATGGCTGTTTTCCGGCCGTGGGCTCGGCGGCTCGAACCAGTTCGAATCTTGCGCCTTCGTGCGCTCGGCGCCTGGCGTCAAGCAGCCGGACATCCAGTTCCACTTCCTGCCCGTCGCCATTTCCTATGACGGAAAGGCTGCGGCCAAGAGCCATGGCTTCCAGGTCCATGTGGGCTACAACCACTCCAAGTCGCGCGGGTCGGTGACCCTCGCCTCGCCAGATCCGATGGCCGATCCCGTCATCAAGTTCAACTATATGAGCCATGAGGAAGACTGGATCAAATTCCGCCACTGCGTGCGCCTGACCCGCGAAATCTTCGGCCAGAAGGCCTTCGACGCCTTCCGCGGCCCGGAAATCCAGCCCGGCGAAGGGGTCCAGACGGACGACCAGATAGATGCCTTCCTGCGCGAGCATCTGGAAAGCGCCTATCACCCTTGCGGCACGGCGAAGATGGGATCGAAGGACGACCCGATGGCCGTGGTCGATTCGGAATGCCGGGTGATCGGAGTGGAGGGCCTGCGCGTGGCGGACTCATCCATCTTCCCGAAACTGACCTATGGCAATCTGAACGGCCCCTCGATCATGACCGGCGAGAAGGCGGCCGACCATATTCTCGGCAAGACACCCCTGCCCCGCAGCAATCAGGAACCGTGGATCAATCCGCGCTGGGAGACGAGCGACCGGTAG
- the betB gene encoding betaine-aldehyde dehydrogenase, whose protein sequence is MRAQPQASHFIDGDYVEDTDGAVIESIYPATGEVIARLHAATPAIVEMAIASAKRAQKEWASWTPAARGRVLKKAAEIMRERNRELSELETLDTGKPIQETIVADPTSGADSFEFFGGIIASAMNGSQIPLGGDWAYTKRVPLGVVAGIGAWNYPQQIACWKGAPALAAGNAMVFKPSEVTPLGALKIAEILIEAGAPKGVYNVIQGDRETGPLLVSHPDVAKVSLTGSVPTGRKVAGAAASQLKHVTMELGGKSPIVVFDDADVDSAISGAMLGNFYSTGQVCSNGTRVFVHKAIKDTFLSRLKARTEAILIGDPQDETTQMGPMVSLAQREKVLSYIDKGKAEGATLVTGGGIPNSVTGEGFYIQPTVFADVTDDMTIAREEIFGPVMCVLDFEDEAEVIERANATEFGLSAGVFTADFSRAHRVVDQLEAGTLWINTYNLCPVEIPFGGSKQSGFGRENSAAALEHYSELKTIYVGMGKCEAPY, encoded by the coding sequence ATGAGAGCACAACCGCAAGCCTCGCATTTCATCGACGGAGACTATGTCGAGGATACAGACGGCGCCGTAATCGAGAGCATCTACCCGGCCACCGGCGAGGTGATCGCGCGGCTGCACGCGGCCACGCCTGCGATCGTCGAGATGGCGATTGCATCGGCCAAGCGGGCGCAGAAGGAATGGGCCTCCTGGACACCGGCTGCGCGCGGACGTGTTTTGAAAAAGGCCGCCGAGATCATGCGGGAGCGCAATCGCGAGCTGTCCGAGCTTGAGACGCTCGACACCGGCAAGCCTATTCAGGAGACCATCGTCGCCGACCCGACCTCGGGCGCCGACAGTTTTGAATTCTTCGGCGGCATCATTGCAAGTGCGATGAATGGCAGCCAGATCCCGCTTGGGGGCGACTGGGCCTATACGAAGCGCGTGCCGCTCGGCGTGGTCGCCGGCATCGGAGCCTGGAACTATCCGCAACAGATCGCCTGCTGGAAGGGTGCGCCGGCACTCGCCGCCGGCAATGCCATGGTGTTCAAGCCATCGGAAGTGACGCCGCTCGGGGCCTTGAAGATCGCCGAGATCCTGATCGAGGCCGGCGCGCCGAAGGGCGTCTACAATGTCATCCAGGGGGACCGCGAGACCGGGCCGCTGCTCGTGTCGCATCCCGATGTCGCCAAGGTGTCGCTGACCGGCTCCGTGCCGACGGGCCGCAAGGTGGCAGGCGCTGCCGCCTCGCAGCTGAAGCATGTTACCATGGAGCTCGGCGGCAAGTCGCCGATTGTCGTCTTCGACGATGCCGATGTCGACAGCGCGATTTCGGGCGCCATGCTCGGCAACTTCTATTCGACCGGCCAGGTCTGCTCGAACGGCACGCGCGTCTTCGTGCACAAGGCGATCAAGGACACCTTCCTCTCGCGCCTCAAGGCCCGCACCGAAGCCATCCTGATCGGCGACCCGCAGGACGAGACAACCCAGATGGGGCCGATGGTTTCGCTTGCCCAGCGCGAGAAGGTGCTCTCCTATATCGACAAGGGCAAGGCGGAGGGTGCCACGCTGGTGACCGGCGGCGGCATTCCCAACAGCGTCACCGGCGAAGGCTTCTACATCCAGCCGACCGTGTTTGCCGATGTCACCGACGACATGACCATCGCGCGCGAAGAGATCTTCGGGCCTGTGATGTGCGTGCTCGATTTCGAGGACGAGGCGGAGGTCATCGAGCGGGCCAATGCGACGGAATTCGGCCTCTCGGCCGGTGTCTTCACCGCAGACTTCTCCCGCGCCCATCGCGTGGTCGACCAGCTGGAGGCCGGCACGCTCTGGATCAACACCTATAATCTCTGCCCGGTCGAAATCCCCTTCGGCGGGTCGAAACAATCGGGCTTTGGTCGCGAGAATTCGGCAGCGGCGCTCGAGCATTATTCCGAGCTGAAGACGATTTACGTCGGCATGGGCAAATGCGAGGCGCCGTATTGA
- the betI gene encoding transcriptional regulator BetI, whose translation MPKVGMEPVRRKALVDAALKTIGHHGSLTVTMSEIARAAGVSPALAHHYFGSKDQLLVETIRSLLRQLRADAVTALASSETPRERISAVLRISFQANQFAPHVVAAWLAFYSEAQRSEEVRRLLVVYARRLHSNLLSGLKPLCGAADAGRIADGAAAMIDGLYIRQSLKAAPLSIDASVALVEDYVAGQLQTTIAARIAPHPTPSPRVGRGKDEG comes from the coding sequence ATGCCGAAAGTCGGAATGGAGCCGGTGCGTCGAAAGGCGCTTGTCGATGCCGCATTGAAAACGATCGGGCATCACGGATCGCTCACCGTGACCATGTCGGAGATCGCCCGCGCGGCGGGTGTCTCGCCGGCGCTCGCCCATCACTATTTCGGCTCCAAGGATCAATTGCTGGTCGAGACGATCCGCTCGCTGCTGCGCCAGCTGCGCGCCGATGCGGTGACCGCACTTGCGTCGTCGGAGACGCCGCGCGAACGGATTTCGGCCGTGCTGCGCATTTCCTTCCAGGCCAACCAGTTCGCGCCTCACGTCGTCGCCGCCTGGCTCGCCTTCTATTCGGAAGCGCAGCGTTCGGAAGAGGTGCGCCGACTGCTCGTCGTCTATGCGCGGCGGCTGCATTCGAACCTGCTCTCGGGGCTGAAGCCGCTTTGCGGGGCCGCCGACGCGGGGCGGATTGCCGATGGCGCAGCCGCGATGATCGACGGGCTCTATATCCGTCAATCTCTGAAAGCGGCACCTTTATCGATTGATGCCTCTGTCGCATTGGTCGAGGATTATGTGGCGGGGCAATTGCAGACCACGATCGCAGCAAGGATTGCCCCTCACCCAACCCCGTCCCCGCGCGTGGGGAGAGGAAAAGACGAAGGCTAA
- a CDS encoding bifunctional diguanylate cyclase/phosphodiesterase produces the protein MGAGVAEDLGALRRFASDQLVTLAKLVVENAFQPIVEVGTGAVFGHESLMRGQDRIGFESPLDLLDQAAATGQLLPLEQMVATRALAKFATLPDRAGATLFLNLDVRLIPEGNELVDTLLDQLRKAHVPPSSVCFELSERFDNTRVPEFAALVERLRRSGFKLAIDDFGVGHGEMKLLCDYPVDYVKIDRHFITGLDSNPRKRHLVKNIVNFCHVLGVRVIAEGIETENEFLACREFGVDLVQGWYIARPSTIVSELKSAFPHLQDVGKARRATQSLDEILIRKQIETLPTVFEHENIDHVFDLFRRNPGQSFFPVLNANGEPRGIINERHLKEYIYQPFGRDLLKNKLYERSISHFVDRAPIVGLDADAERLMTMFANMEGSDCVILTENMRYAGVVSAASLIRIMSEKQLKTAQDQNPLTGLPGNRAIRDFMRSAALDGDGTRFCCYCDFDHFKPFNDHYGFHQGDHAISLFAALLRRYFFSEDDFLGHVGGDDFFIGVNDWTREELAEILDRLLSDFHDDVIDLYSEADRQAGHIRGLDRQGLERDFPLMRCSIGVLELPSGLVIDDVNRISGEIAELKKQAKESAEGVVIGVSGDKEATLSSGRAA, from the coding sequence ATGGGTGCGGGGGTCGCGGAAGATTTGGGCGCATTGCGGCGCTTCGCCAGTGACCAGTTGGTCACGCTTGCCAAGCTTGTCGTGGAAAATGCCTTCCAGCCGATCGTCGAGGTCGGAACCGGGGCGGTGTTCGGTCATGAAAGCCTGATGCGCGGTCAGGACCGCATCGGCTTTGAAAGCCCTCTCGATCTTCTCGACCAGGCCGCCGCCACGGGCCAGCTTCTGCCGCTGGAGCAGATGGTCGCGACCCGGGCGCTTGCCAAGTTCGCAACGCTCCCCGATCGCGCCGGCGCCACGCTGTTCCTCAATCTCGACGTTCGCCTCATCCCCGAAGGCAATGAGCTGGTTGATACGCTGCTCGACCAGCTTCGCAAGGCGCATGTGCCGCCGTCTTCCGTCTGCTTCGAACTGTCAGAGCGCTTCGACAACACCCGTGTCCCGGAATTTGCCGCCCTTGTCGAGCGTCTGCGCCGTTCGGGCTTCAAGCTCGCCATCGACGACTTCGGTGTCGGCCATGGCGAGATGAAACTGCTCTGCGACTATCCGGTCGACTATGTGAAGATCGACCGCCATTTCATCACCGGCCTCGACAGCAATCCGCGCAAGCGCCACCTGGTGAAAAACATCGTCAATTTCTGCCATGTGCTCGGCGTGCGTGTCATCGCCGAGGGCATCGAAACCGAAAACGAATTCCTCGCCTGCCGGGAGTTCGGTGTCGATCTGGTCCAGGGCTGGTATATCGCCCGCCCCAGCACCATTGTCTCGGAGCTGAAGAGCGCCTTTCCCCATCTCCAGGATGTGGGCAAGGCTCGCCGCGCCACGCAGTCGCTCGACGAGATCTTGATCCGCAAGCAGATCGAGACCCTGCCAACAGTCTTCGAGCACGAAAACATCGACCATGTCTTCGATCTGTTCCGCCGCAATCCCGGCCAATCCTTCTTCCCCGTCCTGAATGCCAATGGCGAGCCACGCGGCATCATCAATGAGCGGCATCTGAAGGAATACATCTACCAGCCCTTTGGCCGCGATCTTCTGAAGAACAAGCTCTACGAGCGTTCGATTTCCCACTTCGTCGACCGCGCCCCGATTGTCGGCCTCGATGCCGATGCCGAGCGGCTGATGACGATGTTTGCCAATATGGAAGGTTCCGACTGCGTCATCCTGACGGAAAACATGCGGTATGCAGGTGTCGTCTCGGCTGCCTCGCTGATCCGCATCATGAGCGAGAAGCAGCTGAAGACCGCTCAGGACCAGAACCCGCTGACGGGCCTGCCCGGCAATCGCGCCATCCGCGATTTCATGCGCTCGGCGGCCCTGGATGGCGATGGAACACGATTCTGCTGTTACTGCGATTTCGACCATTTCAAGCCGTTCAACGACCATTACGGCTTCCACCAGGGCGACCACGCGATCTCGCTCTTCGCGGCCCTCCTGCGCCGCTATTTCTTCTCTGAAGACGATTTCCTCGGCCATGTCGGCGGCGATGATTTCTTCATCGGCGTCAACGATTGGACCCGCGAGGAACTGGCCGAAATCCTCGACCGCCTCCTGTCGGATTTCCACGACGACGTCATCGACCTCTATTCCGAGGCCGACCGCCAGGCCGGCCATATCAGGGGCCTCGATCGCCAGGGCCTGGAGCGCGATTTCCCGCTGATGCGCTGCTCGATCGGCGTTCTCGAACTCCCCTCAGGCCTCGTCATCGACGATGTCAATCGCATCAGTGGCGAGATCGCCGAGCTGAAGAAACAGGCCAAGGAAAGCGCCGAAGGCGTGGTGATCGGCGTGTCGGGCGACAAAGAGGCGACGTTATCCTCCGGCCGTGCCGCTTGA
- a CDS encoding GNAT family N-acetyltransferase, translated as MFSVAKEPADQPEIQRLLDLSDAVAASLYPGAFRQPLNCATLSRPDIALYVARNTADIEGSRALGCAALLDLSDGTAELKRMIVDPEYANRGIGSGLIHAALEGARQRGMRSVLLEVGIRNIKARRLYERAGFRDRGPFASYLDTPIATFMEISL; from the coding sequence ATGTTTTCGGTGGCCAAGGAGCCCGCAGACCAGCCAGAGATCCAGCGCCTTCTGGACCTTTCGGACGCCGTTGCCGCATCCCTTTATCCCGGTGCCTTTCGCCAGCCGTTGAACTGCGCCACCCTATCGCGGCCCGACATCGCGCTTTATGTCGCGCGCAATACCGCCGACATTGAGGGGAGCCGCGCGCTCGGTTGTGCCGCACTCCTTGATCTGTCGGACGGCACGGCTGAACTCAAGCGGATGATCGTCGACCCTGAATACGCAAACCGAGGCATAGGCAGCGGGCTCATCCACGCAGCTCTGGAGGGGGCCCGCCAACGCGGCATGCGAAGCGTGCTGCTCGAAGTTGGCATCCGTAACATCAAGGCCCGCCGTCTATACGAACGCGCCGGTTTTCGCGACCGGGGTCCATTCGCGTCGTACCTTGATACGCCGATTGCCACGTTCATGGAGATCAGCCTGTAA